A stretch of the Dioscorea cayenensis subsp. rotundata cultivar TDr96_F1 chromosome 4, TDr96_F1_v2_PseudoChromosome.rev07_lg8_w22 25.fasta, whole genome shotgun sequence genome encodes the following:
- the LOC120258861 gene encoding symplekin has protein sequence MGHNGDDAPRVISLLKELGGRPKEESLGMVPILLSSLKSDDPRVVTQSIISGTSLFCAVLEEMALQLHNSGQIGRWLEEIWAWIIKFKDAVSSILFEPCSLRAKMLAVKFLEICVLLLTSDVSGGEVPSIEGKDGSFNISQLVRGHSVLTASVLANESNKALGLLMEILQPKNGLHGSLKIVIINCLAAIAKNRPDHYSSILSALLNLDPSGNSMGGHPASIRYSLRTAFLGFLRCTNPSIVESRDRLLRALQAMNPGETAEQLMRHVEKMSKNLERSRDIRPGKDDSLSGQAFIFGDSIKKRHMVQDDDFNVNPDGRPAKRTGFIAPVIPNQNFQMTSGIIQDDNAAADEGDDDDSALGGFSVKASVMDSDPAPLNEMINMIVALRAERERGNRSLDILVSRIEADLLADLVIECMKNLPIKGFPLYRNQGNVPINSQASSSSLSAQAEAGVPESVSVEYSTLSSSRELTTATVTSPTNLVSDLPSLPTISSDVKRDPRRDPRRLDPRRTAVPPSGLHSLPLNSEENNEFQSGLDHSLIRTKTALEVNKVENPVSLISKSEPEIPESPFKAKTDVWNPKETSIDNSYAVETVQTLEIQGPSNPEDSATQAIDEEPVVSTPPDVTVSEDLPSSMVEADPCPSLSTTLISEDICHSRRTLPPFIELIDERRRAISKLAIMRIIGDQQSQSTSCSQARLQILARLVSLVTDGDDILTVLQQKMSSDYYRHKGHELAIKILYQLFTIIHSEFDEHATSVASSIYDNFLLSLARSVLDSLPSSDKSFGRLLAEAPYLPHSVIMLLEDLCHSHGYDRNGKDTFDGDRVTQGLGAVWSLILGRPLYRQACLDIALKCAVDSQDEVRAKAVRLVANKLYPLDYASEHIEHFAKSLLLSVVDQRGFEAELKQENSNEERKETGNLETSFSPRENTEVGVSGMDSTIGIQSLKAAPLSTPTHVQHQTPLFFALCSKKPSLLQLVFDLYGRSPKAVKQSVHRHLPALVRTLGPSYSEILHIVSNPPEGSEDLIMLVLDILTENVTPAADLVAAVKHLYETKLKDAAILIPMLSSFSKDEVLPIFPQLVGLPLEKFQMALARILQGSAHTGPALTPVEVLVAIHGIVPEKDGIALKKITDACTACFEQRTVFTQQVLAKSLNLMVEQVPLPLLFMRTIIQAIDAFPNLVDFVMGILSKLVGRQVWKMPKLWPGFMKCLSQTPPHSYNVLLQLPTPQLEICLNRYGNIRSHLAAYVNQQNIGASLPRTTLKALGLVNERGPLPFGQANMHASETSSSIHGPAPT, from the exons CCTTGTTCTCTCAGAGCAAAAATGCTTGCTGTCAAATTTCTTGAAATTTGTGTATTGCTTTTGACATCTGATGTCAGTGGTGGTGAAGTACCATCTATAGAAG GAAAAGATGGAAGCTTCAATATTTCACAATTAGTCAGAGGTCATTCAGTTCTCACTGCCTCTGTATTGGCAAATGAGTCAAATAAAGCTCTTGGCCTTTTGATGGAGATTTTGCAACCAAAAAATGGCCTTCATGGTTCACTGAAGATTGTTATCATCAATTG TCTTGCAGCCATTGCAAAGAACAGGCCGGATCATTATAGTTCCATTCTTTCTGCCCTACTTAATCTTGACCCTAGTGGGAACTCGATGGGAGGTCATCCAGCAAGCATCCGCTATTCTCTGAGGACTGCTTTTTTAGGATTTCTAAGGTGCACAAATCCATCAATCGTTGAG TCAAGGGACAGATTGCTGAGAGCTTTGCAAGCAATGAACCCAGGGGAAACAGCTGAACAGCTTATGCGACATGTGGAGAAAATGTCTAAAAATCTGGAACGCTCCCGCGATATAAGACCTGGCAAG GATGATTCACTAAGTGGGCAAGCATTTATCTTTGGTGATTCAATTAAGAAGAGGCATATGGTTCAAGATGATGATTTTAATGTCAACCCTGATGGCAGGCCTGCTAAAAGAACAGGATTTATTGCACCTGTTATCCCTAACCAGAATTTTCAAATGACTTCAGGTATCATACAGGATGATAATGCTGCTGCTGATgaaggtgatgatgatgatagtgCTCTTGGTGGTTTTTCTGTGAAAGCATCTGTGATGGATAGTGATCCGGCTCCTTTGAATGAGATGATCAACATGATTGTTGCTCTTAGGgcagaaagagaaagaggaaatAGGTCGCTTGACATCCTTGTATCAAGAATCGAAGCTGACCTATTGGCAGACCTTGTAATTGAATGTATGAAGAATTTACCAATCAAAGGCTTTCCTTTATATAGAAATCAAGGAAATGTACCTATCAATTCTCAAGCATCTTCATCCAGTCTTTCAGCACAAGCAGAGGCTGGTGTACCAGAATCAGTTTCTGTTGAATATTCCACTTTATCTTCCTCACGTGAATTAACTACTGCTACTGTTACAAGTCCTACCAATCTAGTTTCTGATTTGCCTTCATTGCCTACTATCTCTTCTGATGTGAAGCGTGATCCTAGAAGG GATCCTCGTCGCCTTGATCCACGTCGAACTGCAGTGCCGCCTTCTGGACTGCATTCTCTTCCTTTGAACTCGGAGGAGAATAATGAGTTTCAATCTGGACTGGACCATTCATTAATTAGAACAAAAACAGCTTTGGAGGTGAATAAGGTTGAGAATCCAGTATCTCTGATTTCTAAAAGTGAACCAGAGATACCTGAGAGTCCTTTTAAAGCTAAAACTGATGTTTGGAATCCTAAAGAAACTTCAATAGATAACAGCTATGCTGTGGAAACTGTGCAAACTTTAGAGATTCAGGGACCTTCCAACCCTGAAGATTCTGCAACACAGGCCATTGATGAAGAGCCGGTAGTGTCTACACCACCAGATGTTACTGTCAGTGAAGATCTCCCTAGCAGTATGGTGGAAGCTGACCCATGCCCATCCCTCTCTACCACATTGATTTCTGAAGATATTTGCCATTCAAGGCGCACTCTCCCACCATTTATTGAACTTATAGATGAGCGGAGAAGGGCAATTAGTAAGTTGGCAATTATGCGAATAATTGGTGATCAGCAATCGCAATCTACAAGTTGTAGTCAGGCACGGCTTCAAATACTTGCACGCTTGGTTTCCCTTGTG ACTGATGGTGATGACATTCTGACAGTGCTACAACAAAAAATGAGTTCAGATTATTACCGTCACAAG GGGCATGAGCTTGCAATCAAGATTCTATATCAGTTATTCACCATCATACACTCCGAATTTGATGAACATGCAACCTCAGTTGCTTCTAGCATTTATGACAATTTTCTTCTATCTCTT GCAAGATCAGTACTTGATTCCTTACCATCTTCAGATAAGTCATTTGGTAGACTTCTCGCTGAAGCTCCATACCTGCCTCATTCTGTAATTATGCTGTTGGAAGATCTATGTCATTCGCATGGCTATGATCGGAATGGAAAAGATACATTTGATGGTGATCGTGTCACTCAAGGCCTTGGTGCTGTATGGAGCTTAATTTTAGGACGCCCACTCTATCGCCAAGCGTGTCTAGATATTGCTCTGAAG TGCGCtgttgattctcaagatgaagTTAGAGCTAAAGCGGTCCGATTG GTGGCAAATAAACTCTATCCTCTAGATTATGCATCAGAACATATAGAACATTTTGCCAAAAGTTTACTGTTGTCTGTAGTTGATCAAAGAGGTTTTGAAGCAGAACTCAAACAGGAAAATTCcaatgaagagagaaaagaa ACAGGTAATCTGGAGACTTCTTTCAGCCCTCGTGAAAATACTGAAGTGGGAGTTTCTGGAATGGACTCCACCATAGGCATCCAATCCTTGAAGGCTGCTCCTCTTTCAACTCCCACTCATGTCCAACATCAAACGCCTTTGTTCTTTGCTCTTTGTTCTAAG AAGCCAAGTCTTCTTCAACTTGTGTTTGATTTATATGGCCGATCACCAAAAGCTGTTAAGCAG tcTGTCCATCGCCATCTCCCAGCTCTTGTGAGAACTCTTGGACCTTCATATTCTGAGATTTTACACATTGTTTCAAATCCACCTGAGGGAAGTGAAGATCTCATCATGCTG GTTTTAGATATTTTAACTGAGAACGTGACCCCTGCTGCTGATCTAGTTGCAGCTGTTAAGCATTTGTATGAGACTAAACTAAAG GATGCTGCTATTCTGATCCCAATgctctcttctttttctaaaGATGAG GTTTTGCCTATATTTCCACAACTGGTTGGCCTTCCTTTGGAAAAATTCCAGATGGCGCTTGCTCGTATTTTGCAG GGTTCAGCACACACAGGCCCAGCATTGACACCTGTGGAAGTTCTGGTTGCAATTCATGGCATTGTTCCTGAGAAGGATGGGATTGCACTTAAGAAG ATAACTGATGCTTGCACGGCTTGTTTCGAGCAACGCACAGTTTTTACTCAGCAAGTCTTAGCAAAATCCTTGAACCTCATG GTGGAGCAAGTGCCTCTTCCTCTCCTCTTTATGAGAACAATAATTCAAGCTATTGATGCTTTCCCTAATCTG GTTGATTTTGTGATGGGTATACTCTCCAAGCTTGTCGGTAGGCAG GTATGGAAGATGCCCAAGTTATGGCCTGGGTTTATGAAATGCCTGTCTCAGACACCACCGCACTCTTACAATGTCTTACTGCAG TTACCTACACCCCAGCTTGAGATTTGTCTCAATAGATATGGCAATATTAGAAGTCACCTCGCGGCATATGTCAATCAACAGAACATAGGAGCTTCTCTGCCAAG GACAACACTGAAAGCTCTCGGCCTTGTCAACGAGCGTGGGCCACTCCCATTTGGTCAGGCCAACATGCATGCATCGGAGACAAGCTCATCAATTCATGGCCCAGCCCCTACGTAA